The window AGCATCTACATTGAATCACTGGAATTGTATCCTTAGGCTGGTGCATGGATGTCACTTATAATTGGTTAGCCCAAAAGACATTGCCACCTCATATCACCAAGAGCATTGGTTAACATGACTGAAAATTATTGTTGGTGATGATACTGTTGAGTAAAGGTTGACTTCAATTTTTTTGACCCACTTATGGAAGTATGGAAGACTAATTACAGAGGTTTGGCTATTACGGAACATCTGTTTCAAATGAATTGGTTTAAGCTTGCAAACAGTCCTTGAGAAAAGATGGTTTCTATGGAATATTAGAACTAAGCTGACTTTGGTACTCAATTGAGCATTGAATGATTTTGCACTTTTCATTTGAACTGAATGAGAAAGAATGAATAGCTTCCTTCTCTTTTAAGTCACAGAGTTTTTCCTTGAAATGCACCGTAAGATGTTGATCACTGGAAAAACCAGCTTATTAGCAGTCGTTGAGTTGTATATTGGAATCCATATTTTTTTCACTACAACACCTCAATATACTTAATAAATAGAGGTGGGAGTTATCTCATTTACATCTAGTACATGAACAATGGGTCCTCTAGAGAGGTTGTGAGAGACGACTGAACATTTATCACATGAACAGACAAAGAACATAGAACATTAATCTGTCCATTTGAGAAACATTAAGATGGACAGATTTCATATAGTTTACAAGCACTATGTTCATCTGGAAGCAATCACAATCTTTTCATTTGTGCCTATgcatataattatataaatgaaaagaagaccatgcaaattgttttttttttttttttttggcaagacaataattaaaaccaaactaTATAACAACATAAGGAAAAGAAgcataataaaataatcaaatccaGAAATAGGAGTTATGAGATACACATCTAAAAGAACTTAGCTTTCTAAAACTGTACTTATCAACGGAAGATCCAGTTTCTTTTACCTCTGTTAAGCTTGCGGATATAAATATCAAGAGAGCAAAGTTCCTTTCTAGTATTGAATTGATCATTTTGCCCAATGGATTCCATCATTTTGTTAGGAAGCTTTGACACAGGCTCCATCTTATTGTCTTCAACAACAGCTTCAAGATCGCTCGAACACATGGAGGTAGTTTGCTGCTGACTTTCTTCATGTTGAAGCTTGCTAAAATAGGAGTCTAATATTTTCAGATGGCTCCCACTGGTTCTTGATTCTGATGCATAGGAGAACTCGTGCAATTTTCCAATTTGTGAATCATTTTGTCGAGCAGAATTAGGATCACTTTCCATGTTATATGCCTTATGAAGAGCATATGCCTTAATACTGGTCTGAAGTTGCATGAACCTCCGGACATGCATCATGTAAAACTTATTATCTCCTAGTCTTGCCTTCGCTTTTGTACAAAAATCATTCACATGATAAATAACTCTGTCCCCTCTTATAACTCTGGGAGTAGGTAGAGCTAGATCTTTGTAAAATATTTTAGAGCATAGTGTAACTATAGCCATGTTGTGTctgaaaatgaaaacaaaattgtATTAGCAATTAATTATCCATCCAACACTTACCGCAAGCTGTTGCTCAAAACCAATCTTTACTTGCTAAGAACTAATCTTTTAGATGCTTGCTTGCCTACAGAGGAAAGCAGTAGAGAATGAAATGTAACTTCTTTAAACTGCACATATGCAACCAAAATGAAATACTAACTAATAACATGGATTGAAATTTGTACATCAACCACTAATACGCTTAGCCTTTGTCCACACTTGGATGTCTGAACATGCCATACTAAACTATTGGATTTGGCATGAACTGGCATATGCATACTGCCAACAGTTTCACTACTAGATTTTTTAAGGATGCTTGTAGTCTGGACATTTATACAAATAGCTTCATTTCAGAATGAATGCGAAGATGGGCATCACCTAATAACTGCTATTAAATGTATCAGATAAGTATTTACTCTGGAACTCAATATATAACAACCATCACTTTGTatgaaagaaaaattcaaaGGGCCCAAATAAATTTACACGTATCTGAATTTGGAAAGAACAAGGCTAAAGAGATCTTTTGTTTAAGGAATGAAAGTTGGTTGCACACAACAAAAGCTGCAAAGATTTGTTTGAATAAAGGAATTCAGCTAACATACCGCACCAAAACCTAGCTAGACAAGAAGAAGTCAGTGTTCACCTTAATCAACAAGCTTTGACAGAGTTTCAAACACAGATTGTGAGGAGGTCCATCGTTCAATGAATGGGTGTGAGCGGTTCCAATGATAATGGCTGGTTAGCCATGGATAGATCACAACAGTTGAGGAGGCAAGAAATCCGAGAGATGCTGCCTTATCCACGCTGGCCCATTTGGCAATTACCACGTATATGGCTCTGGTCCCACACCAATGTTACATTAAATCGACAACCGTGAGGTTTTCGACGGGCCTACAGACCAGGCCCCAGAGTGAAAATTTTGATCTCCCTGGCCCCTGTTTTCTTCCCACATTAAACTTTAGTACTTTACTACTGGGAGTTAGGACCATTTAATACGATCTAAGATTTCAGATTTCCAGATCACCCCTTTGTCCCCTTTCAGAGAAGCGAACCAGAAGGAGCACCcataaaaataagggttttttataattactatttcaaaaactttgatatctactattaccTCTCTAAAAATTTTTAAACAACTATTATCCTCCTCTGTTtcatattaataattaattggCTCTCACCGTTACATATCCGTAACGGAGAGGGTTAATCGTGAGAATGTGTCATTGTCATGAATTTTCTaaaaccaaaatgcccttttggggtggtaattgtaaaaaaaatcccaccccatcgccatcccttctcctcctcctcctcctccttcctcctctgcaaccccaaccgCCCCGATCGATGACGCCATTAGATCAAACCCTACCATAAAATGGCCTGTGTGTGTTCATTGACTAACAGCTAAGCAGGGGCCCTGTTCCCCtgtttcctctctctctgtgaATCAGCCAGATTACAAATCAGAACTACCCATATGGTAACTTTGCTTCCAGTTtcgaaaaaagaaaagagcagaTCAAGCAGACATGATGGCTCATGCTACCTCCAAAATTATAGTTGCAGCTGTTCAATTCTTAggattaaagaagtttgacctACTGGTCAGAAGGGATTTCAGCCATGGCCTTTGTTTCAGAGATTTTTGTAAGTATTATCTCCATTTACTTTCTTTTTAATCTTTCACTAATTATTTATCCAACCTAAGCTTGCAACCTAATCCTAATAGGATGCTGAAGCAGATGACCTGGACGAAGGAGTTAAGTTTGAGTTGGGGTTTGAATTTTAGGATTTCCCCCCCTTATCAGAAATTGCTCATTAGACCTTGGGAATGGAGAGGATGGAGCTGCTATGTTGGTGGCTGTGGTTCACCTCACAGAACTAGGGTCTCAGTCGCTTGCGATAAGACTAGCTCCAACCACAAATGTATTTCCCCTTCTTCATTTGCATCTCTCAATCCGAAATATCATATCATTTCATCTTAGATCTGCAGGCTACaaaagatgatcagcagagctCTCTCAGACAAAGGCAGTTTGAGATTTTTCTCATTTAGAATCTGCTCTCCCTCCAGAGGGAGGTTTTGCAAATGTGGAAGACACAGAGAAGAGAAACGAAAAGATGTGCATTTCCCTTGTTTTGACTGAAACATTAAGACAGGGTTCTCTCAACAcaaagaatctcttaatcctTGAAACTTAACAATCTTCTTGCATAATACTCTTCACTTTGGTACAGCCACATACTAGTACATGGTTAGCATGCAGACTATTACAGCCAAAACAAATGATCTCGACAGGAGAGAGGAAGGCATGCGGCCTGTGTTCTTGCGAAAGACGAGGCCTTGATAAAGTGGAAGATTAATGGCTACCACAaatgcagaggaggaagaagaagaaggagaagggacggtgatggggtgggggtggggttttttttacaattgccacccaaaagggcattttgatccTAAAAAATTTGTGACAACGGCACTCTCTCACGATTAACCCTCTCCGTTACAGTTATGTAACAGTAGGAGCCAAtgagttattagtatgcaatagGGAAGAATAatatttgtttgaaaatttttaaggggtaatagtagatatcaaagtttttggggtgataattataaaaaacccaaaaaaaaaaaaacacttattaCAGGCTTCTCTGTTTAGAGTTTAGCGTTCTCACTTTCAACGAAAGGAATGTGTGTTTTTTTGTTAGCAAACGGTGGTCCAAGTACAGTTCATGGCCCAACAAGACGGAGGGCTCATTGGCATCACCTGTATTGGTCTGTTACCAATCGCTGCAGTGGACCTCAAATCCTTTGATGAGATTCGACCATTAATGTGGCTTCAGTTCATCCCTAAATGGGGAACCCAAGTGGCGACATACATCAATTGCTTGTCAAAATCATAGTAGATTTAGAATATTGTTTCTTAAGAATTCTCATTGAACTTAAGAAAGAAGGTGATATATCAACAAGAAAAAGTAACAGAGCACATTATGCCTCGAGCCACctcaatttttcaaaattttactaTATTCCATCAATTCTCTACTGGACTTGAAGGAGTGGGGGACTTCTAATATATGCAGAATCCGATCTTCAATAGCATGAGGACACATGTACCACGACCAAATCAAAGAAtggtttaggaaataagaaccAACAACAATCAAATTGAACCCTTAGCCATTGCCTCACGCCGGAATCATGCGTAAGGAACTTTACACGTGGCCTATTAAAAGTGTTAGCATATGAGCATTCCAATCCACATAAAATATAGGTTTAGATCTTACCTCAAAGGAATGGAATCACAAcggaagggatgatcgaatACAACTTGCAGTTACGAGCAAATCACGATCTCTACAGGCTTTCCCACAAGAGaaatccacaccacaaaaccttAGGCAACTGAATGAAAACCCTAGGAAAAACGCAGAACTTGAAAGCGAGGGAGAGAGACGGCTTCTCAAAAGATATGAAAATCAATATGCTGGGGTTTAAGCCTAATATTTATTTCTAGGCAAAACCCTGGCCGATCCTCTCACTTGGTCGACTTCCACTAGAGGTCTAGACCGAATAGAAAAGGGGAGGggttggtcacttaagtgaccgccCCCTCCGGAGCTCGGGTCTCGCGCAGCCAACCCCTTGTGGGCGCACTAATTGGGCCCAACCCATTAAcgttttacatctcccactcaccCACACAGGGCGTataaatttaattatgcattTAAGTTTCTCGCATTCCTCGTTAtcctccatacaggtaatggggcGTGCGAGATGTCGAGATGGTACAAGGTAGGAGTATtgtatcaaacttccatctagccaacatagtacatcacccTCAAAAGTCTTGAAATACCCCAACGATCCACTTACAcccgatctaacactctcgacccctcatgatgagcagtgttaatccttggtatgtaatgtgCTCATAACTGcatcgatcacaaatacgacacgtCGCCCAGGCAATGAGTCATATACCAAAAGTGTAAcgtccaatggttttccctgagcctCTCATGTCAATCTAAATATCCCCAACAGGTTTTCCAATCGCTTCTCGTTGGACCGTATCATCCGTGGTCCTAAGGAGAatgtcaaagtagcgtcattgggtgtctttGTCATGACATCGTTTCAAGtaataagggtattatgggattaatataatccacgtggctcacacagtgacgaagcagggatccattcggtTACTCTCACAATCGATTTAtataagcacatgcagtatgatgtgcatgctatggcgtaactcccactagggtgggcatgtcactcgcaGTAAATAAACGtcatacagatcttagtctagtcgctactctaagcgcctaacctgagtctctagcgcaatcaccctcatggtttctgcttAGAACCTCACATTTGGCTTCTAACAggctacttggaagtgtggtgtcttccaagttggatcaaataaaggtctcatcttagctcttaCTAAGGCAccatagagcacacatgctcatgggctcatctcgctcgctaCACCCTAGCGCCGcgaatcacccgtgtgagtgggtcgatttctatgcctggtgacatctttacaaacaatgaatgtatacacacaagattactcaaacaaatatatactcatcaataaatgtaagagaaataagataaatgtccatcacaaacaaagtgttcccaaagcaaatacatatcagatcTGCCtaagtcccaagttcctaacgtgaactaggaaaacatctctggcaatgggcttagtTAATGGATCAGCCAAtatattgccagtggagatatgctgcagaacaacttcacctcgcgctaccatgtctcaaatgtagtgataccgtatgtcaatgtgcttggctctaccatggaacttggggtccttcgcaaatgcaagTACTGCCGTGctgtcacagtgtataagcacaacatcatctgagtgagcagaaactctaagtctctgcaagaacctcctAAGCCAAACGACATCCTATACTACTGCCGAACATGCGACGTACTCTAACTCCATCGTGGACAAGGGGATACAAgtctatttcttgctactccaagtgacagcccCGCCTCCCAGGACAAACGGAAACCCAAAAGTGGACTTgcgctcgtctctatcactagcccaattagcatcactatagcctctcaatctcaagtctgaaccactgaaggtgagcgagaggtctgcAATGCCACGTAGGTATCGAAGTATCCTCTTTATTGTCTGTCAATGAGctggccctgggttactctggtaacggctcaccatgccaacggcaaagcaaatatctggGCGCGTGCACATCATCGTATACATTAGACTACCTACGGCCgttgcatagggtattttggatatttggtttctctcttcatcacccttagggcattggtctaggctcaaagtgcatgccttgtccattagAGTATCTATGGGTTTTAagttgctcatatggaaccgctccaggactttctttatgtaagtctcctgagacaaactaagaagtctcctagtgcgatccctcacaatcttcacgcccaacacaaagtcggtctcacccatatctttcatcTCAAAAGTGGAGGAcagccactctttagtggcaacaatcatttcaatgtcattcccagccaacaagatgtcgtcaatatacaatgataggataagaaacTCCGActtggaccgtttaacatacacacagtggCCCTCTTCAATTATGTCAAAACCCACAGTGGTAATGGCAtagtgaaatctaatgtaccacacTACCTGGatgattgcttaaggccatagatggaacatttgagacggcatactttgtgctcatgtcccttcttctcaaagcccacaggctgagccataaagatctcctcgtccagttctccattaagaaaaacagttttaacgtccatttggtagagttccaaatccaactttgtgacaatggctagaatgagacgtattgaggccattctcatCACAagggagaacgtctcatcatagtctataccctccttttgggtatatcccttcgctacaagacgtgccttatacttgtcaggacccacttgttcccgatggccttgcgccaaggtggaagatcaactaactcccagacttggttcttactcatagaacttaactcatcttccatagcagcttgccacatttccttagctggagaagagagcacctcactcactgaggctggctcatcctcatccctcgggGCATAGACGAGGACAGTGTCCCTTTCAATCTCAAAACGGCATCGGGGAACATGTCCACGTGCGCTCTTACCCgcagagggttcttgacccGCGGGTTGTGCGCTTTCATTAAGTAGTgcactcccactgggctgatgatcactctcaccctctctggcaaTCTCTTGATGAATGTTTAATTCCTCACCAttgccaagagtaggtgagacgcTTTCATCAGCCTCTATCTCAAAAAGATCAAGGTCTCTGCTAGCATCACTAATGCTAGGGAAATTGGTCTCTAAAAAATCCACATCATAggactcactctctgtcattcctccatcttgatgttcaccgtacactacatagcctttcgaggtatcaaaatatcttataaagatactctttttagctttagggccaagttttccaaacttatgggaggtactatgaacatatcatgcacatccccatggtcgcatatgccccaaagtgggctttgcgcctttccacaattcatagggagtggaggaAACTGATTGTGATAGCACGCGATTAAGGACATAGGCAGCGATCAACATAGCATCCCTCCAgaaggatattgggaggttgacatgcgccatcatcgatctaaccatatctaaaagcatCCTATTCCTTCACTCTGCTTTGCTGtggagtgtggggaatagtcaactgcctagtgattcctttttcctcagacatctctttaaattgattgGACAAATACTCGCGTCCTCGATCAGTACACagagtttttaacctcttgccTTGCTGGTTCTCAACCTCTACTACAAAGcatttgaagcaatctagcgctTCATAGCAGtgagcgatcagatacacataaccatatcatgaataatcatcgataaaggtgagaaaataggaagcaccatgacgtgccttcacgttcattggtccgcagatgtccgaatggacaagctctagggtctgggttgcccatttagcctttccaaaaggcttttgatgggccttacccgctaaacaggcctcacatgttggtaggttgactttagcgagtgagccaagaaggcttTCTCGTGCtagccgtcccatcctatctcgacctatgtgtcctagtctagcacaTAGTTAGTAAATAAGCGTATTATACGCGCACCCGAAtgtttggataaaaaaaatgcCGTATTGTGTATAATACTTCAGAGTCAGATAAATACGTGTATTTTAAGGGTTGCCGAATGATACTCGAATGAAACGCGTATTATATGCATATTATACTTTTacatagattaaaaaaaaaaaaaactaaaatctatCTTAACCTTTGGATTAAAAGAAACCTAAAATCAAATAAGAACCGTTagataaaaaaaacctaaaatctacCAAACCCTCTCCATTCCTCTTCGATTGCAGCGGCTGGTTCCCGGTTCCCCTTCTCCATtcctctctatctcttcttcctcttcttgcgtTCTGCGACTTCTGTCGGCGATTCTTTTGCCTCTTCTCCAGCGGCTGGTTCTGCAACTTCTGCCGGCGATTGCAACGGCTGGTTCCCGGTTCCCCTTCTCTATTCCTgtctttctcctctcctttttaCGGTCGTCAAGCCGGTGATTGCAGCGGTGGTTAAGGTATTTTCCTAAAACATTTTCCCCTCCATTCTATGTGTGATTTCGGATATAGATAGAGTGTGATTTCGGATATAGATAGAGTTATAGATTGATTTGTTTAGAGAGAGAAGGAGTGGCTCATGTAGCTCTTTTGCAAAATTGCTTCTCATCTATTTATTTGAGATGGATTGTTtcccattttttcattttaactGGGGTAGAGTCGGTAGACTTTGTATATAAACATTATAAGGTGGAAGCAATTTGCCTATtcaatatttataataattgaATTGCAGAGATCTCTTTTCAATTCCTTTAAAATTCTTGTTGAGAATAATTTAGGATTGATCTGATTGTCCACTTTTGTCTTTGTTTGTTctgttttacattttttttaatcttattttagAGATCCCCATTCATTAGATGATTTAAAACTGTATGTTGATGAAATTGGTCTTACTTGTAGTGTTTGTATTCAGTAGTTTCATGCCTTTCATGACATGATCAGCAAAGCTCATTCTGGGTGTTATGTAAGAGTGTTTACCTTCAGAAAATGCTTCTATAACTAGGAAATTAGAACTATAAAATTTCTTTGttcagaaacaaaagaaaagcacCAGATGGGGATAATCTTCTACCACAATTAGGGGCATCTTTAGAGAGACTCAAAACAAGCTTCCACACCATTAAAATAATAGTGAAAtggtgatcttttaaaaggaaaagGCTAAAAGAAGGGAACCAAAATCTGGAATTGCAAAGCTTAATCAAAGGCCCCATCATATCTCATGAAAGAAACGGATCTGTATATAGTTTAGAAGGATCCAAACAAGACAGTcaaccttttttatttatttgtattatggaatgtttattatttatttttatttgtttgtttattagGATACTAAGGGAAAGTGGTTAAACAAAGAGATCAATTATGGAAGTATGTGGAAGATTTAAAAGGGCGTTTCAAATGTAAATTTTGTAACAAGGAGTATATAGGTGGTATTTCAAGAGTGAAATACAATTTTGCTTGTTTGAAGGGAAATGATGTTGGGATATGTAGCAATGTGCCTGATGATGTCCATGCTGAGGCACTCCGTGCATTAAGTAATAAGAAAGCTAAGACTGGGGAAAGTTCCACTGCATGTAATGTTGGAACTTCACAAAGCCCCCTAGATAGTAGAGAACATATAGGTCAGCCTTCAAGTCTTCAACAACCAAGTGTAGATGGAATGTTTAAACAGAAAAGCAAGGATGAAGTTGATGAAGATTTggctctttgtttcttttttaataacATTTCCTTTAATGTTATTCAAACTCCTAGTTTCATTCAGATGTTACGTTCTGCTTGTTGTTATGGTCCAAGTTATGCCTATTCTACATTGAGGACCAAATTGGTACAAAGGGCGAGGAAGGATATTGAAGGATATGTTGCTTCAATTAAGAAGTCATGGTCTACTACAGGATGCACTATTATGTCTGACATATGGACTGATATGAAAGAGCGTTCCTTCATTAATGTTATTGCATATTCACCCAAGGGGGCTGTTTTCCTTAACTCTTTTGAGTGCTCTGATTCTTCTAAAACTGGACAATTTCTTAGAGATATACTTGAGCCTATAATAGAGGAAATTGGAGCAGAGAAAGTTGTTCAACTTATCTCAGATAACGCTTCCAACTATGGGGTTGCAATCTCTTTGATTATGGAGAAATATCCTCACATTCATAGGATAAGGTGTACAGCCCATGGAGTGTAATTACTATTGAAGGACATTGATGCACAAATTTCATGGGTAAAAGAAGTATTTGACAAGGCAAAGTTGGTTGTTGGTTTTATGTACAAGCATGGGACTGTTTTAGCCTTAATGAGGGAATGCCCAAGaggcaaagaattgaaaaaacCTTGCAAGACCAGATTTGCCTCTAATTTTTTGATACTAAAATCTATTCTTGATGTTGAGGATGTGTTGCGAGTTATGGTTGCATCAGCAGAATGGAGGATCAACAGGCACTGCAGGTCTAATTTGGGTGCAATAGTAACTCAAATAATTTAGAGTACAGAGTTTTGGTTGAATGGAAAAGAGTTGTTGTCCATTTTAGAACCTCTTATCATAGTCCTTCGCCTAGTTGATGGTGATGGAGCTATAAGTCCATTTTTGTATGAGGCTATGGAAAGGGCAAGGGATACTATCATAGATTGTTGCAACAGAGATTCATCGAAATACAAGAGGTTATTGCAATTGTTTGACAGTAGAAAAGAGGCAAACATAATACATCATATGCACGTGATGGCAGATTTTTTGAATCCTTTCTTAATGTATGATGGAAAAATTTCATACTACCAAAATGATGGGCAAGAAGCAGTAATCTATATCATAAATCCAGATGACAAGAGACAATTTGCAAATGAGTTCAGAAATTAttatgagaaagaagaaaagctaTTTCATGAACTCTCTTTATTAATGGTTGATTGCCATCCAcgtaagtaaaaaaaaattgataattattgttatattcttattttatttcttctttatttttataaatttgctaatgaatttgttctttattatttcctttataCTTTTATGTTTGTAGGTTCATAGTGGAGTTTACATGGAAGTTGTGTTCCCTTGCTTCAAAAGATAGCTATTCACATTTTGAGTCAACCTTATAGTTCATCATCATGTGAGAGAAACTGGAGTGCTTTTGAAGCTGTGCAAactaaaaagagaaacaagctCTCTCCTAAGATGTTGCAAGATTTGGTTTATGTAA is drawn from Telopea speciosissima isolate NSW1024214 ecotype Mountain lineage chromosome 1, Tspe_v1, whole genome shotgun sequence and contains these coding sequences:
- the LOC122651495 gene encoding uncharacterized protein LOC122651495; translation: MEGNDVGICSNVPDDVHAEALRALSNKKAKTGESSTACNVGTSQSPLDSREHIGQPSSLQQPSVDGMFKQKSKDEVDEDLALCFFFNNISFNVIQTPSFIQMLRSACCYGPSYAYSTLRTKLVQRARKDIEGYVASIKKSWSTTGCTIMSDIWTDMKERSFINVIAYSPKGAVFLNSFECSDSSKTGQFLRDILEPIIEEIGAEKVVQLISDNASNYGVAISLIMEKYPHIHRIRCTAHGV